In Lysinibacillus sp. FSL M8-0337, the following proteins share a genomic window:
- a CDS encoding ABC transporter substrate-binding protein, protein MNKKLFTLATSATVAAVALAGCVETKSNVENKDNQSETASTKPVLEVLGMASQEQDMNIVRDQLVKNGFEVKLNIQPDFGSYSAQKDAGNYDVAISSWTTVTGNPDYAVRGLFKTGGDYSETADATVDKLIDEASTLTGDAAKEKYKELEQALVFDNAYIAPLYISQKFQGIYAKEVNPDTVRLPKSRAQAWETISFNDTAKNATDTLVLHQGIASLTSLDPVKGNDGSINTLNTNMYVRLVNLSDTDEVVSNGSLSYNHAISENNKEYYFVLRDDINFAKVENGKAVDTGDLVSAEDVVFSLQRAKDQNSVPDHRTYSIHENIDSVEIVSDLTALEAVKTADGQSVLEELSAKLPAAIAQVVTDEASVDNAAGKYQVVKITTPNPFPQVLNYLAHQSGGIVSEAAVKAVNTFDVASYDPNVNVAYGDQATVTEGATYANHLAASGPYILVQKNDYEATFVKNPAYQVGTENEPKINHINVRFIEDNDSALSALRNGEIDVLQSVPETKIDVVKGDANLALKTADSNAVSYLLINPKGREVSKSADLRKAILYSINQDEFISFYQSNKKPAVSTVSPLVDTGLTLTADSTKVKEFLSAYKASK, encoded by the coding sequence ATGAACAAAAAATTATTTACATTGGCTACATCAGCAACTGTTGCTGCGGTGGCGTTAGCTGGTTGTGTAGAAACAAAATCAAATGTAGAAAATAAAGATAATCAATCAGAAACAGCTAGTACTAAACCAGTTCTTGAAGTGCTAGGGATGGCTTCACAAGAACAAGATATGAATATTGTACGAGACCAATTAGTGAAAAATGGTTTTGAAGTGAAGTTAAATATTCAACCAGACTTTGGTTCTTACTCGGCACAAAAAGATGCTGGCAACTATGATGTAGCGATATCTAGCTGGACAACTGTAACCGGCAATCCAGACTATGCAGTAAGAGGATTATTTAAAACAGGTGGAGATTACAGTGAGACTGCCGATGCCACTGTCGATAAATTAATAGATGAAGCAAGTACGTTAACGGGGGATGCTGCAAAAGAGAAGTATAAAGAGCTAGAGCAAGCACTAGTGTTTGATAATGCGTATATTGCACCATTATATATTTCTCAAAAGTTCCAAGGAATTTATGCAAAAGAAGTAAATCCAGACACTGTCCGTTTACCAAAATCACGTGCACAAGCATGGGAAACAATTTCATTTAATGATACCGCTAAAAATGCAACAGATACATTAGTTTTACATCAAGGGATTGCTTCCTTAACTTCTCTTGACCCGGTAAAAGGAAATGACGGTTCCATTAATACATTAAATACAAATATGTATGTACGATTAGTGAATTTATCTGATACAGATGAGGTCGTTTCTAATGGTTCACTATCTTATAATCACGCAATTTCCGAAAATAACAAAGAATACTATTTCGTCTTACGCGATGATATCAATTTTGCTAAGGTGGAAAATGGCAAAGCGGTAGATACTGGCGATTTAGTATCGGCTGAAGACGTTGTATTCTCTTTACAACGCGCAAAAGATCAAAATTCAGTACCAGATCACCGCACATACTCTATTCATGAGAATATTGATTCTGTAGAAATTGTTTCAGATTTGACTGCACTTGAAGCAGTGAAAACAGCTGACGGTCAATCAGTTTTAGAGGAATTATCGGCTAAACTTCCTGCAGCGATTGCACAAGTTGTAACGGACGAAGCGAGTGTAGACAATGCAGCAGGTAAATATCAAGTTGTGAAAATAACAACACCGAATCCTTTCCCACAAGTGCTAAACTATTTAGCTCACCAATCGGGCGGAATTGTCTCTGAAGCGGCAGTTAAAGCAGTCAATACATTTGACGTAGCAAGTTATGACCCAAATGTAAATGTGGCATACGGTGACCAAGCTACTGTAACGGAAGGGGCAACATATGCCAATCATTTAGCGGCATCTGGACCTTACATTTTAGTTCAAAAAAATGATTATGAAGCAACGTTTGTCAAAAACCCAGCTTACCAAGTAGGGACTGAAAACGAGCCGAAAATCAATCATATTAACGTTCGATTCATTGAAGATAATGACTCAGCACTTTCTGCTCTACGTAATGGTGAAATTGACGTATTACAATCTGTGCCTGAAACGAAAATTGATGTTGTAAAAGGTGATGCAAACTTAGCGTTAAAAACAGCGGATAGTAATGCCGTATCCTATTTACTAATCAATCCAAAAGGCCGTGAAGTTTCGAAATCTGCAGACTTGCGTAAAGCCATCCTTTACTCGATTAACCAAGATGAATTTATTAGTTTCTATCAAAGTAATAAAAAACCAGCCGTTTCAACAGTTTCCCCACTTGTTGATACAGGTCTAACACTAACAGCAGATAGCACAAAGGTAAAAGAATTCCTAAGTGCTTATAAAGCTAGTAAATAA
- a CDS encoding SET domain-containing protein, with product MIEIKTSPLSDGEFNRGVFATCDIQKGELLHEAPVISYPNEQHQYIEQTLLGDYAFEYGIGQSAILLGYGMLFNHSYEPNATYEINFRNQTFDFFAFKDIKAGEEICINYNGDVDNQDQLWFNEK from the coding sequence ATGATAGAAATTAAAACATCTCCATTAAGTGATGGAGAATTCAATAGAGGGGTATTTGCTACGTGCGATATCCAAAAAGGAGAGCTGTTGCATGAAGCACCAGTCATTTCTTATCCAAATGAACAGCATCAATATATCGAGCAAACATTGCTTGGAGATTATGCTTTTGAATATGGAATAGGTCAATCTGCAATTCTTCTTGGCTATGGGATGTTGTTTAACCATTCTTATGAACCAAATGCAACCTATGAGATTAATTTTAGAAACCAGACATTTGATTTCTTTGCTTTCAAAGACATTAAGGCTGGGGAAGAAATATGTATTAATTATAACGGTGATGTAGATAATCAAGACCAATTATGGTTTAATGAGAAATAA
- a CDS encoding beta-ketoacyl synthase N-terminal-like domain-containing protein, with the protein MDDIVITGYGIKAPGILDKHSFLNVLEKGICTQRVLNNAHQPQANIVAGVIDQNFQEINGVNYRRHPRSVRMAIAATLDAIEMANLKDVQPHRIAVIMGTSAGAILEIEKYAADGFDLRKFPIHGVALVDTHTLSSSVAEAIGSCGSAFTVTTGCSASLDAILIGKQLLQSGSVDACIVGGTEAPLGQWTINGFKKLRSLSTESSIEKAGVPFSTLHQGFVLSEGAGVMILERKQTANARGQSIYGKVERVISRNEGQKLLNSDSTGRHMLEVFQETVGDTRPSYINSQALGIALNDQIERFILKETFGSNVPITSIKGMIGHTFGAMGAMQIISALLSMEYGFIPPTIKTLGHGFEDIPIVYETRHQAVESVCITTHGSSGNNACLLLTHT; encoded by the coding sequence TTGGACGACATAGTCATAACAGGGTATGGCATTAAAGCTCCTGGAATTTTAGATAAACATAGTTTTTTAAATGTATTAGAAAAAGGTATTTGTACACAGCGTGTTTTAAACAATGCGCATCAGCCTCAAGCCAATATCGTTGCGGGCGTAATTGATCAGAACTTTCAGGAGATTAATGGCGTAAATTATCGCCGACATCCACGTTCTGTAAGAATGGCAATTGCCGCGACATTGGATGCAATCGAAATGGCAAATTTAAAAGATGTTCAACCACATCGAATTGCTGTCATTATGGGGACATCCGCTGGAGCGATTTTGGAAATTGAAAAATATGCCGCGGATGGTTTTGATTTAAGAAAATTCCCGATTCATGGAGTTGCACTTGTTGATACCCATACGCTTTCGAGCTCTGTTGCAGAAGCTATCGGATCGTGTGGTTCGGCATTTACCGTCACAACTGGTTGCAGTGCTAGTTTAGATGCTATTTTAATAGGGAAACAATTATTACAGTCTGGAAGTGTCGATGCTTGCATTGTAGGAGGAACAGAGGCTCCTTTAGGCCAATGGACAATTAATGGCTTTAAAAAATTGAGGTCTCTTTCAACGGAGAGCTCAATCGAAAAAGCGGGTGTTCCCTTTTCAACGCTGCATCAAGGCTTTGTTTTATCCGAAGGAGCTGGCGTTATGATTTTAGAACGTAAACAAACCGCAAATGCACGAGGACAGAGCATTTACGGGAAGGTTGAACGGGTTATTTCAAGAAATGAAGGGCAGAAACTATTAAATTCTGATAGTACTGGTAGACATATGTTAGAGGTTTTTCAAGAGACGGTTGGGGATACACGACCAAGTTATATAAATAGTCAGGCATTAGGCATAGCATTGAATGATCAAATTGAACGATTTATTTTAAAAGAAACATTTGGATCAAATGTGCCCATTACTTCTATTAAAGGAATGATCGGTCACACGTTTGGCGCAATGGGGGCAATGCAAATCATATCCGCTTTGTTGTCAATGGAATATGGGTTTATCCCGCCAACGATTAAAACATTAGGGCATGGATTTGAAGATATACCGATTGTTTATGAAACGAGGCATCAAGCGGTAGAGTCTGTATGTATTACTACTCATGGAAGTAGCGGGAATAATGCTTGTTTATTACTGACACATACTTAG
- a CDS encoding YugN family protein: MLQIESNIVGKEISFGYLRDHIERHGFTIGGNWEYHKGSFDTILSSEGGETIYLRVPFIVTQGELDFYDAQIRFQNPFVIKHVTNVGLDYDEGSLLDATGASQFQTPLDKDGYIHDKSKWIEIGEKVVADKVLPYFH, encoded by the coding sequence TTGTTACAAATTGAATCTAATATTGTCGGAAAAGAAATAAGCTTTGGTTACTTACGTGATCATATAGAAAGACATGGGTTTACAATTGGAGGAAATTGGGAGTATCACAAAGGAAGTTTTGATACGATTTTATCGAGTGAGGGTGGAGAAACCATCTATTTGCGAGTGCCTTTTATTGTAACGCAAGGTGAACTAGATTTTTATGATGCACAAATTCGTTTTCAGAACCCATTTGTTATTAAACATGTAACAAACGTCGGATTGGATTATGATGAGGGCTCTTTGCTAGATGCAACGGGAGCGAGCCAATTCCAAACACCGCTTGATAAAGATGGCTATATACATGATAAAAGTAAATGGATAGAGATTGGTGAAAAGGTAGTGGCTGATAAAGTTCTCCCTTATTTTCACTAG
- a CDS encoding cold-shock protein, whose amino-acid sequence MTQQGTVKWFNAEKGFGFIEVEGGNDVFAHFSAIQGDGFKSLDEGQKVEFSVEEGQRGPQATNIVKL is encoded by the coding sequence ATGACACAACAAGGTACAGTAAAATGGTTTAACGCAGAAAAAGGTTTTGGTTTCATCGAAGTTGAAGGCGGAAACGATGTATTCGCTCACTTCTCAGCTATCCAAGGTGACGGTTTCAAATCACTTGACGAAGGTCAAAAAGTGGAATTCTCTGTAGAAGAAGGCCAACGCGGACCTCAAGCTACAAACATCGTTAAACTTTAA
- a CDS encoding ABC transporter permease, which translates to MKFISNVKLLMKITQEYVNAQFTIVFSAIFSVLFLLNSFNFADGVWRPYVLGFFIIYVTTTLYIWVATWQIKKDLAKQREIQKRTRLFGYPLMLTVVVGNVFAAGFGFMLATKNKTAEYTFAIYALITQIFIIVISALNLFKPYVVDTFLFAMGAFLALAVFYAVMAVLVARYVTASNAPKWMIPLGVVLLLPTLTGNLFSLLLGLTLIKKARNTDPSAVEKWQKIWSKILRNTMAVFGMFFIIFMFSLSVVSSWTFDYDFAVQNNYSALLQTPSLEYPLGTDNFGRDLFSRIVFGAQISLIVGFFSTIIPAVIGGSFGAFSGYYGKNTDNIIMRLLDILYAVPGILLAIAIIAAFGANTVNLIIALSVGAIPTYARTMRANVMQIANFEFVESAKALGVSDAAIIFKHIVPNALAPMIVKATLTIGGAVISTSSLSFLGLGIEPHIPEWGNILKVGSTYLETNSYVAIFPGLCIMLLVLSFNFFGDGLRDALDPKTN; encoded by the coding sequence GTGAAATTCATCTCGAATGTAAAGCTGCTAATGAAAATAACGCAAGAATATGTCAATGCACAGTTTACCATTGTCTTTTCTGCTATTTTTTCAGTGTTGTTTTTACTAAATAGTTTTAATTTTGCTGACGGTGTATGGCGTCCCTATGTCCTTGGGTTTTTTATAATTTACGTTACGACAACTTTGTATATATGGGTCGCAACGTGGCAAATAAAAAAGGATTTAGCAAAACAACGGGAAATTCAAAAGCGAACACGACTGTTTGGTTACCCATTAATGCTAACAGTCGTTGTGGGCAATGTCTTTGCGGCAGGTTTTGGTTTTATGCTCGCAACGAAAAATAAAACGGCAGAATATACTTTTGCTATTTACGCCTTAATTACACAAATTTTTATAATCGTTATTTCAGCATTGAATTTATTTAAACCCTATGTAGTCGATACATTTTTATTCGCAATGGGTGCGTTTTTAGCACTCGCTGTCTTTTATGCCGTGATGGCTGTACTTGTCGCACGTTACGTTACGGCTAGTAATGCGCCAAAATGGATGATACCACTTGGTGTGGTGTTACTTTTACCTACACTAACTGGCAATTTATTTTCATTACTGCTTGGCTTGACATTAATTAAAAAAGCGCGCAATACAGATCCATCGGCAGTAGAAAAATGGCAAAAAATATGGAGTAAAATCTTGCGCAATACGATGGCTGTATTCGGCATGTTCTTCATTATTTTTATGTTCTCGCTGTCAGTCGTGAGTTCATGGACATTTGATTACGACTTTGCAGTGCAAAATAATTATAGTGCCTTGCTGCAAACACCTTCTTTAGAATATCCGCTCGGAACTGATAATTTTGGTCGAGATTTATTTTCTAGAATCGTATTTGGTGCTCAAATTTCATTAATCGTTGGTTTCTTTTCTACGATTATACCAGCTGTAATAGGAGGCTCATTCGGTGCATTTTCAGGCTATTACGGAAAAAATACAGATAATATTATCATGCGTTTGCTAGATATTTTATATGCTGTCCCAGGGATTTTACTAGCTATTGCAATTATTGCAGCATTTGGCGCAAATACAGTGAACTTAATTATTGCATTGAGCGTGGGGGCTATTCCAACCTATGCAAGAACGATGCGCGCCAATGTGATGCAAATTGCCAATTTTGAATTTGTTGAATCAGCAAAGGCGTTAGGGGTATCAGATGCCGCCATTATTTTTAAACATATCGTACCGAACGCTCTTGCGCCGATGATAGTAAAAGCGACTTTAACAATTGGCGGAGCGGTCATATCGACTAGTAGTTTAAGCTTCCTTGGACTCGGTATAGAGCCGCATATACCAGAATGGGGCAATATTTTAAAAGTTGGTAGTACGTATTTAGAAACCAATTCTTATGTGGCTATTTTCCCAGGGTTATGCATTATGTTACTCGTCTTATCGTTTAACTTTTTCGGCGATGGATTACGCGATGCCCTTGATCCGAAAACAAATTAA
- a CDS encoding NUDIX hydrolase, with translation MEEVKVVYALIKNTDHHLLMVHNHEGHWSLPGGKVELDETLIEATIREVHEETGYLVEVGKLLAVNESKLTSRNHHALFFTFEAHIIGGVEEIALPDEINNIEWVPIDIANGRMPYYSEGIDKLYESHALYYDQGTI, from the coding sequence ATGGAAGAAGTGAAAGTCGTCTATGCATTAATCAAAAATACCGATCATCATCTATTAATGGTTCATAATCACGAAGGACATTGGTCACTTCCTGGTGGAAAAGTAGAACTAGATGAAACGCTGATAGAAGCTACAATCCGTGAAGTCCATGAAGAAACAGGCTATCTTGTGGAAGTAGGTAAATTACTCGCAGTAAATGAATCAAAATTAACAAGCAGGAATCATCACGCTTTATTTTTCACTTTTGAAGCGCACATCATAGGTGGGGTAGAAGAAATAGCATTGCCCGATGAAATAAACAACATTGAATGGGTTCCTATCGATATAGCTAATGGTAGAATGCCTTATTATAGTGAAGGAATTGACAAACTTTATGAAAGTCACGCGCTCTACTATGACCAAGGTACAATATAA
- a CDS encoding EAL domain-containing protein — translation MFFIFLLLLSCIPICVGITILVLFKKNKLSKIIFLFLLLASFWHIDVSFLYAVQMFSQETIMFFFKLFRFGSIMLTPTIFYVGYTIVQEMLPSEYQKKWGSIVNRTTVFISYAFALFVYIIGWSSKSIRGLELIQMDTSVFYFPVDGELSWIFNFNVFLFIVTIIICLLISLDVQHKSERSFLFYFTIFTSIGFAIGYLNMFPTSRLYPSSIAILVFAISILILSSRMHLEIVKNMNKKLYEQKQFLFRVIDLNPNYIYAQDESGRYTLMNKSYAQLMGMSFQDMIGKTDGDLLADFTDGEDCNNPDNMFKLPEKYFIKEEAITSASGEVVWVQTVKVPIHINDSATLLAVSTDITERKRYEDEIKFQANHDALTGLPNRRMFNEDLIALLEQAKLEGSQNAILFFDLDRFKYINDSLGHDVGDLLLIEVSRRIEILLKEKHSKATIYRLGGDEFTILLPYYDACESERFAKDLLCQFNTAFWIDGSEYFITPSIGISTFPNDGYDANTLIKHADTAMYYVKERGKNNYQLFTSEMQQHFYRKMMIEKQLRTALDNEEFELYYQPIIDVKTNEIIAMESLIRWNNEVLGQVTPDEFISVMEETGMIIPIGKWILTTAIAQTARWHNETNKPLKISINVSVKQLLESTFVESVKQAIEDTSFDASYVVLEITESIAMYAESMIEKLYALKKLGISLSMDDFGTGYSSLSYLNKYPLDSLKIDKSFVIGMNQDDENKALVKTIIAIAKQLDLKVIAEGVEGEEEYEFLAEIGCDYAQGYLFSRPLPVAAFKAQWLTIN, via the coding sequence ATGTTTTTTATTTTTTTACTTTTGTTATCTTGTATTCCCATTTGTGTTGGAATTACGATTTTAGTGTTATTCAAAAAAAATAAACTATCCAAAATTATTTTTCTATTTCTTCTTTTGGCGTCTTTTTGGCACATAGATGTTTCATTTTTATATGCTGTTCAAATGTTTAGCCAAGAGACCATTATGTTCTTTTTCAAGCTTTTTCGATTTGGGTCAATTATGTTAACACCAACCATTTTTTATGTTGGATATACGATTGTTCAAGAAATGCTCCCATCGGAGTATCAAAAAAAGTGGGGGTCTATTGTTAATCGGACTACTGTGTTCATCTCTTATGCGTTTGCTTTATTTGTTTACATAATAGGATGGAGCTCTAAAAGTATTCGTGGATTAGAACTTATTCAAATGGATACAAGTGTTTTTTACTTTCCTGTTGATGGAGAGTTATCATGGATTTTTAATTTTAATGTATTTCTATTTATCGTCACAATTATTATTTGTTTGTTGATTAGTTTAGATGTACAACATAAAAGTGAACGTTCTTTTTTATTTTATTTTACTATTTTCACGTCCATCGGCTTTGCTATTGGTTATTTAAATATGTTTCCAACTTCCAGATTGTACCCAAGCTCGATTGCTATTTTAGTCTTTGCGATTTCTATCTTGATTCTTTCGAGTAGAATGCACCTTGAAATCGTCAAAAATATGAATAAAAAGCTATACGAGCAAAAGCAGTTTTTATTCAGGGTCATTGATTTAAATCCGAATTATATTTATGCGCAAGATGAAAGTGGTCGTTATACGTTAATGAACAAATCTTATGCACAGTTAATGGGCATGAGCTTTCAAGATATGATTGGGAAAACGGACGGAGATTTACTAGCTGACTTCACTGATGGAGAAGATTGCAACAATCCAGACAATATGTTTAAGTTGCCAGAAAAGTATTTTATAAAAGAAGAAGCTATTACATCTGCTTCCGGGGAAGTTGTATGGGTACAAACGGTCAAAGTTCCGATTCATATCAATGATAGTGCTACATTACTGGCAGTTTCCACTGATATTACGGAACGCAAGCGCTATGAAGATGAAATCAAGTTTCAAGCTAATCATGATGCATTAACAGGGTTACCAAATAGAAGGATGTTCAATGAAGATTTAATAGCGCTTTTAGAACAAGCAAAACTTGAAGGAAGTCAAAATGCCATATTATTCTTTGATCTCGATCGTTTTAAATATATTAATGATTCACTTGGGCACGATGTGGGTGATCTCTTATTGATTGAAGTATCAAGGCGTATTGAAATATTGCTAAAAGAAAAACATAGCAAGGCAACGATCTATCGACTCGGTGGAGATGAATTTACCATTTTACTGCCTTATTATGATGCTTGTGAAAGTGAGAGATTTGCTAAAGATTTGTTATGTCAATTTAATACAGCGTTTTGGATTGATGGAAGTGAGTATTTCATTACACCGAGTATTGGTATTAGCACTTTCCCTAATGATGGGTATGATGCGAATACATTGATTAAGCATGCAGATACAGCCATGTACTACGTAAAAGAACGAGGGAAAAATAACTATCAATTATTTACTTCAGAAATGCAACAACACTTCTACCGCAAGATGATGATTGAAAAGCAATTACGAACGGCATTAGATAATGAGGAGTTTGAGCTTTATTACCAGCCTATTATTGATGTGAAAACGAATGAAATTATTGCTATGGAATCACTCATTAGATGGAATAATGAGGTGCTTGGTCAAGTTACCCCAGATGAATTTATTTCAGTTATGGAAGAAACAGGGATGATTATTCCGATAGGTAAATGGATATTGACGACAGCCATTGCACAAACTGCCCGCTGGCACAATGAAACAAATAAGCCTTTAAAAATAAGTATTAATGTATCGGTGAAGCAGCTACTTGAATCAACATTTGTAGAAAGTGTAAAGCAAGCAATAGAGGATACATCATTCGATGCATCCTATGTTGTGTTGGAGATTACGGAGAGTATTGCGATGTACGCTGAGTCAATGATTGAAAAATTATATGCATTGAAAAAACTAGGAATCAGTCTATCAATGGATGATTTCGGCACAGGCTATTCATCGCTTAGCTATTTAAATAAATATCCATTGGATTCCTTAAAAATTGATAAATCATTTGTTATTGGGATGAACCAAGATGATGAAAACAAAGCGCTTGTCAAAACCATTATAGCGATAGCCAAGCAGCTCGATTTGAAAGTAATAGCGGAAGGAGTAGAAGGGGAGGAAGAATACGAATTCTTAGCCGAAATTGGCTGTGACTATGCGCAAGGTTATTTGTTTAGCCGACCACTGCCTGTCGCAGCATTTAAAGCGCAATGGCTTACCATTAACTGA
- a CDS encoding ABC transporter permease, which produces MINFQNIKKFEENYYFKRIFSEITRKHSYSIALFLLGFPVHVVTYFLYLLKKNENLYVPLFAQMKQQFISEGKVHAWAAEYKQQEQTKAAFFNELLNERQLDAVVNQLTEQKLHREIEKILTKDGLAKPSYKSYFSELLGNPLFLVLSFIPGVFMYIFLILCSNAFSRFIVERLVQSAFVIVGVATLVFTILYLSPFDPARNLLGIEATPEQVANFNKIYGLDQPYLVQLWHSLSGLFTFDLGNSFEGKENITQSIMNKFPVTLEIALLSLLMAVAIAIPVGIISAVRPNSFADYAFMLIALIGLSIPSFWQGLIFILTFSLKLQWFPATYNPNNWLSIVMPVVVLGTSITASIARMTRSSMLEVIHEDYIITAKAKGLSERKVITKHAIRNAMIPIVTVIGLLFGGMLGGASVTEKVFNISGIGSYIVDKQFIPDIPALLGGVVYIAITISIVNMVIDVLYAFFDPRIRSKMKKS; this is translated from the coding sequence ATGATTAATTTTCAGAATATTAAAAAGTTTGAGGAGAATTATTATTTCAAACGGATTTTTAGTGAGATAACGAGGAAACATAGTTATTCAATTGCGCTATTTTTACTAGGATTCCCAGTTCATGTTGTTACATATTTTTTATATTTGTTAAAAAAGAATGAAAATTTATATGTGCCGTTGTTTGCACAAATGAAACAACAATTTATTTCAGAGGGAAAAGTACATGCTTGGGCAGCGGAATATAAGCAACAGGAACAAACAAAGGCTGCATTTTTTAATGAATTGCTGAATGAACGTCAACTGGATGCAGTTGTTAATCAATTAACAGAACAAAAGCTACATAGAGAAATAGAAAAAATATTAACAAAGGATGGTTTAGCAAAGCCTTCCTATAAGAGTTATTTTAGCGAACTGCTTGGAAATCCACTGTTTTTAGTTTTGTCATTTATTCCAGGCGTTTTTATGTATATTTTCCTTATTTTATGTAGTAACGCATTTAGTCGGTTTATCGTTGAACGTTTAGTTCAAAGTGCCTTTGTCATCGTTGGTGTTGCCACATTAGTCTTTACGATTTTATATTTATCGCCATTTGATCCTGCTCGTAATTTGTTAGGTATTGAGGCTACACCTGAACAAGTTGCAAATTTTAATAAAATATATGGACTCGATCAACCTTACTTAGTGCAACTATGGCATTCATTATCTGGGCTGTTTACGTTTGATTTAGGCAATTCGTTTGAAGGTAAGGAAAATATTACGCAAAGTATTATGAATAAATTTCCTGTGACATTGGAAATTGCCCTATTGTCATTACTAATGGCGGTGGCAATTGCCATTCCTGTTGGGATTATCTCAGCAGTAAGACCGAATTCCTTTGCAGATTATGCATTTATGTTGATTGCACTTATTGGTTTATCCATACCGAGCTTCTGGCAAGGTTTGATTTTTATTTTAACGTTTTCATTAAAATTACAATGGTTCCCGGCTACGTATAATCCGAATAATTGGTTATCCATTGTTATGCCAGTTGTTGTATTAGGTACTTCTATTACAGCATCGATTGCTCGCATGACAAGGTCGAGCATGCTTGAAGTGATTCATGAGGATTATATTATTACAGCCAAAGCGAAAGGATTAAGTGAGCGCAAGGTTATCACAAAGCATGCGATTCGCAATGCAATGATTCCTATTGTTACGGTAATCGGTCTGTTATTTGGTGGTATGCTTGGCGGTGCTTCTGTTACGGAAAAAGTATTTAACATCAGTGGTATTGGGAGCTATATCGTTGATAAACAATTTATTCCGGATATACCGGCACTCCTTGGAGGGGTTGTCTATATTGCGATTACGATTTCGATTGTCAACATGGTGATTGATGTGTTATATGCATTCTTTGATCCACGTATTCGTTCAAAAATGAAGAAATCTTAG
- a CDS encoding universal stress protein: MATNYKKIAVAIDFSEQSLKACERAVKLAKEYGATLQLVNVIDTKSFGAITAYDLKYAEKLKEDHLTKIEKLRLEAQTAGVTEVLAVVETGSPKSILTQLPAVDLIVCGATGLNQLEKMVIGSVAERIVRLATCDVLIVR; this comes from the coding sequence ATGGCTACGAATTATAAAAAAATCGCTGTCGCAATAGATTTTTCTGAACAGTCGTTGAAAGCGTGTGAGCGCGCGGTAAAATTGGCAAAAGAATATGGCGCAACATTACAATTAGTGAATGTGATCGATACGAAATCGTTTGGTGCTATTACTGCATATGACTTAAAGTATGCAGAGAAATTGAAAGAGGACCATCTTACTAAAATCGAAAAGTTAAGATTAGAGGCTCAAACAGCTGGCGTAACAGAGGTATTGGCTGTTGTAGAAACAGGTTCACCAAAAAGCATTCTTACGCAACTGCCTGCTGTAGACTTAATTGTATGTGGTGCAACGGGCTTAAATCAGTTAGAAAAAATGGTAATCGGTTCAGTAGCGGAGCGTATTGTCCGTTTAGCTACATGTGATGTGCTAATCGTTCGCTAA